A region of Paenibacillus sp. 37 DNA encodes the following proteins:
- a CDS encoding GDSL-type esterase/lipase family protein — protein sequence MVYRYVAIGDSLTVGTGALLGTGFVPLYRRMAEMNVRTFVSMENMGVNGLTSGEMLQMISSHPRVRQSLREADIITISIGGNDLIRTFKASNGIPNASKMTQVLGETRSNVSQIMRHIRQLKGNHEYMVRSIGLYNPYPQATEAAYWVRQYNSFLNGAGSGNYACAQVYDRFEGRERELLFWDRVHPNARGYRVIAEQLNRTGYYPFS from the coding sequence ATGGTATATCGATATGTGGCTATAGGAGATTCATTAACGGTAGGTACAGGAGCGTTGCTGGGCACCGGCTTTGTTCCTTTATATCGGCGAATGGCAGAAATGAATGTTCGTACGTTTGTATCCATGGAAAATATGGGCGTAAATGGACTGACGTCGGGGGAAATGTTGCAGATGATCTCTTCGCATCCCCGAGTGCGGCAATCGCTCCGTGAAGCGGATATCATTACCATATCTATTGGCGGGAATGATCTGATTCGTACGTTCAAAGCAAGTAATGGCATTCCAAATGCCAGCAAAATGACACAGGTGCTCGGAGAAACCCGCAGTAATGTATCCCAGATCATGCGGCACATTCGGCAGTTAAAGGGTAACCATGAGTATATGGTCCGATCCATCGGATTGTACAACCCGTATCCACAAGCGACGGAAGCTGCCTACTGGGTGCGCCAATATAATTCGTTTTTGAATGGAGCGGGATCAGGCAACTATGCGTGTGCTCAGGTGTATGACAGGTTTGAAGGTCGTGAGCGTGAACTGTTGTTCTGGGACAGAGTACATCCCAATGCAAGAGGATATCGTGTCATTGCAGAGCAGCTTAATCGGACGGGATATTATCCGTTCTCTTGA
- a CDS encoding phosphotransferase, which yields MQNIDSGSLHPSEQQRISEVLASYGFTSDWKGERGKGGMNNSTYMLHIDGTSYVMRQYETHNDPMKITFEHEVLEALQHSNFKFDTPSPVRRLSGEGDTFLPVKDPLTGHTKIATLFHYREGVNPIWHKPDQLFGLGKAAGALSSVMATLDIPLDPVYPPYYRIQDSYPLCSPERLLQLCASPPEQLVACAHELKQLRDGLPGLFEALRGMEQLPHQLVHGDVNASNVLADQQDGEICAILDFEFATWDLRVMELAVPMSDLLTMDKSEDWMWQAQEGLIRGFREQVSLEPEELLAIPRLILLRSLDVVMHFISRMFEGTDEPEVAVEQIVKLKLRMDWMRLHEERLREILVY from the coding sequence GTGCAAAATATCGATTCCGGTTCCCTCCATCCTTCAGAGCAGCAACGTATATCCGAAGTGTTGGCCTCATATGGTTTCACATCGGACTGGAAAGGTGAGCGTGGAAAGGGTGGGATGAATAATTCTACCTACATGCTCCATATAGACGGAACGAGTTACGTCATGAGACAATATGAGACACATAATGATCCGATGAAAATCACCTTTGAACACGAGGTGTTGGAAGCCCTCCAACATTCGAACTTTAAGTTTGATACTCCTTCACCTGTTAGACGGTTATCTGGCGAGGGAGATACATTCCTTCCTGTAAAAGATCCCCTCACAGGTCATACCAAAATTGCAACGCTGTTTCATTATCGGGAAGGTGTCAATCCCATCTGGCATAAGCCAGACCAATTATTTGGCCTCGGTAAAGCGGCGGGGGCCCTGTCTTCTGTTATGGCAACGCTGGATATACCCCTTGATCCTGTATATCCACCGTACTATCGAATTCAGGATTCGTATCCGCTCTGTTCACCAGAACGATTATTACAGCTATGTGCATCGCCGCCGGAGCAATTGGTCGCATGTGCGCATGAGCTGAAACAACTGAGGGATGGGCTACCAGGTCTGTTTGAAGCTCTGCGGGGAATGGAACAGTTGCCGCATCAATTGGTCCATGGAGACGTGAATGCTTCGAATGTATTGGCAGATCAGCAGGATGGTGAAATCTGTGCCATTTTGGATTTTGAATTTGCGACATGGGATTTGCGGGTCATGGAGTTAGCTGTTCCAATGTCTGACCTTCTGACCATGGACAAGAGTGAAGATTGGATGTGGCAGGCACAGGAGGGACTGATCAGGGGATTTCGGGAACAGGTCAGCCTGGAACCGGAAGAGTTGCTGGCCATACCTCGATTGATTTTGCTGCGCAGTCTGGATGTGGTCATGCATTTCATCAGTCGGATGTTTGAAGGTACAGATGAGCCGGAAGTGGCTGTGGAGCAGATTGTGAAACTCAAACTGCGGATGGACTGGATGCGTCTTCATGAAGAACGACTGCGTGAGATATTGGTGTATTAA
- a CDS encoding tetratricopeptide repeat protein, whose amino-acid sequence MLIKFLIFGLLWRIVGNPFIAILILLVILYFLDRRYVGVFPSFTKPLKRMRNISRLRQQLAMSPNEVSSKLELARLLIERKRYNEAHTLLLELERPYEQSAEYWEALGTTELHLGNIEKGERHILQALEINPRVKYGRPYLTLAGAFKDTHEDKALDYVHQFQEIHSSSSEAYYLLGSVHRSLGRNADAKQAYEQSLNVYRSLPKYKKRQERRWAVRSWFRKRGL is encoded by the coding sequence GTGCTTATTAAATTTCTTATCTTTGGCCTTCTATGGCGGATTGTAGGTAATCCGTTCATTGCCATCCTCATTTTACTCGTTATACTGTATTTCCTGGATCGTCGCTATGTTGGCGTATTCCCAAGCTTCACGAAACCTCTGAAACGTATGCGTAACATCTCCCGGCTTCGGCAACAACTTGCTATGAGCCCCAATGAAGTTTCTTCCAAGCTGGAGCTGGCTCGCCTGCTGATTGAGCGCAAGCGTTACAATGAGGCACATACGTTATTGCTTGAATTGGAGCGCCCATACGAACAATCGGCTGAGTATTGGGAGGCACTAGGAACGACTGAGCTTCATCTGGGCAACATCGAAAAAGGCGAACGTCATATTTTGCAAGCCCTCGAGATCAACCCCAGAGTCAAGTACGGACGTCCATACCTAACCCTTGCTGGAGCCTTCAAAGATACGCATGAGGACAAAGCGCTGGATTATGTGCATCAGTTTCAGGAGATTCATTCCTCTTCCAGTGAAGCTTATTATCTGCTTGGCTCGGTTCACCGTTCCCTTGGGCGCAATGCAGACGCGAAGCAGGCTTACGAGCAATCGTTGAACGTCTATCGTTCGTTACCCAAATACAAGAAACGTCAGGAGCGCCGCTGGGCTGTCCGCAGTTGGTTCCGCAAACGTGGATTATAA